The following proteins come from a genomic window of Gammaproteobacteria bacterium:
- a CDS encoding multiubiquitin domain-containing protein produces the protein MNPNVNSQHVAHIHIDKRLYESPTPTTGAALYVLAHVPAVLQLFKEEHEHNDDSPIANDGTTVVLKNGDHFRTGKPEPAGTTIYVNTDPVVWDRPQISYDELVKLAFPNGPFDDNVRYSITWTKPDGSEGAMLKGGKVKVVDGMKFDVRNTDKS, from the coding sequence ATGAATCCAAATGTTAATAGCCAGCACGTGGCACACATCCATATCGATAAGAGGCTCTACGAGTCACCTACTCCGACGACTGGCGCGGCACTTTACGTGCTCGCCCACGTCCCGGCCGTACTGCAACTTTTCAAGGAAGAACATGAACATAACGACGATTCTCCGATCGCCAACGACGGCACCACAGTCGTGCTCAAGAACGGCGACCACTTCCGTACCGGCAAGCCCGAGCCGGCCGGCACAACCATCTACGTGAACACCGATCCAGTCGTCTGGGACCGCCCGCAGATCAGCTATGACGAGCTGGTGAAGCTAGCATTCCCGAACGGTCCATTCGACGACAACGTGCGTTATAGCATCACGTGGACCAAGCCAGATGGCTCGGAAGGTGCCATGCTTAAGGGCGGCAAGGTCAAGGTTGTCGACGGGATGAAGTTCGATGTCCGAAACACCGACAAGTCTTAA
- a CDS encoding TraV family lipoprotein, translated as MTKSLVVFFLLSLLAGCASTPRYACGLPKGVGCKPVGEVYQASLAGTLARNRPGQEEKSLDQPSTLAKGGNTAVVATVKPSDPLLSPPKQIRVWIKRWEDATGDLHDETYLYLRLDNGAWRLTP; from the coding sequence ATGACTAAGTCTCTCGTCGTTTTCTTCCTCTTGAGTCTGCTGGCCGGTTGCGCCAGCACCCCCAGGTACGCCTGCGGACTACCCAAGGGGGTCGGCTGCAAACCCGTCGGGGAGGTTTATCAGGCCTCCCTCGCCGGGACATTGGCTCGTAACCGACCCGGCCAGGAAGAGAAATCCCTGGATCAGCCATCGACCCTCGCCAAAGGCGGGAACACCGCCGTCGTCGCCACGGTGAAACCGAGCGACCCGCTGCTCTCGCCGCCGAAGCAGATCCGGGTATGGATCAAACGCTGGGAGGATGCAACGGGCGATCTGCACGATGAAACCTATCTCTATCTGCGCCTCGACAACGGTGCCTGGCGGCTCACCCCATGA
- a CDS encoding sigma-70 family RNA polymerase sigma factor, producing MLVPEPEPPKHLQHSEVNAALASFVQDPGEMARALKVARVRAHGLPAMNEKDLLQEAMVRLMSGARTWPRELPTLVILSGVMRSIASNARKKEDYVLADDVGAPSDDDSKEEPSPLAEGISAETNPARTVEAESDLAVVQNAVKGDEMLELLVEALAEGLTGMDIAKELGWDSKTYDATRKRLSRRLAALKTDRSEP from the coding sequence ATGCTGGTGCCAGAACCCGAACCGCCGAAACATTTGCAGCACTCTGAAGTGAACGCTGCATTGGCTAGTTTTGTGCAGGACCCTGGCGAAATGGCCCGTGCGTTGAAAGTCGCACGCGTAAGAGCCCATGGTTTGCCGGCCATGAATGAAAAGGACCTACTGCAAGAAGCGATGGTCCGCTTGATGTCGGGAGCGCGGACTTGGCCGCGCGAGCTCCCGACCCTTGTGATACTCAGTGGCGTGATGCGGAGCATCGCGTCTAACGCGCGCAAGAAGGAGGACTATGTCTTGGCCGACGACGTTGGTGCCCCTTCTGATGACGACTCCAAAGAAGAACCCTCGCCACTTGCGGAAGGCATAAGTGCGGAGACAAACCCTGCCCGTACGGTCGAGGCCGAGTCGGACCTGGCTGTAGTTCAGAATGCGGTCAAGGGCGACGAAATGCTGGAATTACTCGTAGAAGCTCTTGCTGAGGGTCTGACCGGTATGGATATCGCAAAGGAACTTGGCTGGGACAGTAAAACATACGACGCAACGCGCAAGCGATTAAGCCGGCGACTTGCCGCGCTTAAGACAGACCGGAGTGAGCCATGA
- a CDS encoding ThiF family adenylyltransferase, whose product MSETPTSLNPDLAKLETEGYRLRIVRGVANHLIVEGIPAVNTEGEVVYGDLYTPLEIDADSKVRHPVANHQCWWIGNDPPCDYTGRTLDELIANTEPEDKGDGIKTRVGMSRKLKSGNGPIPYPDYYIKLTTYIALIWPPAVQINPTCTPKLDRPVPAVVEAQASVFYYPDMATTRAGIGAATAKLLVGKLAIIGLGGTGSYILDLVAKSPVGEIHLFDGDELELHNAFRAPGAPAKEDLTKPKKVDWFGTIYDRMRKGIVRHPYHVKSPQLAELRDMSFVFLAIDDPKAKKVIVDFLLSEKIPFIDVGMDVSLDRDVALRGQVRITVGTPTVNAHIEQVVSFADGSENNIYRNIQVADLNMLNAAFAVVRWKKWLGFYGDDANEYHSLYNVQTGSLIKGVVL is encoded by the coding sequence ATGTCCGAAACACCGACAAGTCTTAATCCTGATCTGGCGAAGCTGGAGACGGAGGGATACCGCCTCCGCATCGTCCGCGGCGTTGCCAACCACCTCATCGTCGAGGGCATCCCCGCTGTGAACACCGAGGGCGAGGTCGTCTACGGCGACCTGTACACCCCGCTGGAAATTGACGCCGATAGCAAGGTTAGACACCCGGTGGCGAACCACCAGTGCTGGTGGATCGGCAACGACCCACCATGCGATTACACCGGCAGGACCTTGGATGAGCTCATCGCAAACACGGAGCCCGAGGACAAGGGCGATGGCATTAAAACTCGGGTCGGCATGTCCAGGAAGCTAAAATCTGGTAACGGTCCGATTCCCTATCCCGACTATTACATCAAGCTGACCACCTACATCGCCTTGATCTGGCCGCCTGCCGTCCAAATCAATCCCACCTGCACACCAAAGCTCGATAGGCCTGTCCCAGCCGTAGTCGAAGCTCAGGCAAGCGTCTTCTATTACCCAGATATGGCAACCACTCGAGCGGGGATTGGAGCCGCGACGGCAAAGCTCCTCGTCGGCAAGTTGGCGATCATCGGGCTAGGCGGCACGGGATCGTACATACTCGACCTCGTTGCCAAGTCCCCTGTGGGGGAGATACACCTCTTCGATGGCGACGAGCTCGAACTCCACAATGCCTTTCGTGCGCCTGGCGCCCCCGCCAAGGAGGATCTTACGAAGCCGAAAAAGGTCGACTGGTTCGGTACCATATACGACCGCATGCGCAAGGGCATCGTACGACATCCCTATCACGTCAAGTCACCGCAGCTGGCTGAGCTTCGCGACATGAGTTTCGTTTTCCTTGCCATAGACGATCCCAAAGCGAAAAAGGTGATTGTGGACTTTCTCTTGTCGGAAAAGATTCCGTTCATTGATGTCGGGATGGATGTATCGCTGGATCGCGATGTTGCTCTGAGAGGTCAGGTTCGGATTACAGTTGGCACTCCCACTGTAAATGCCCACATCGAGCAGGTCGTGTCGTTTGCCGACGGCTCAGAAAACAACATATATCGGAATATCCAGGTGGCGGACTTGAATATGCTGAACGCCGCATTCGCGGTCGTCCGATGGAAAAAGTGGTTGGGATTCTATGGCGACGATGCCAACGAATACCACAGTCTCTACAACGTCCAGACCGGCAGTCTGATAAAGGGCGTAGTGCTGTGA
- the lepB gene encoding signal peptidase I, which translates to MTTSVWPPAAAELLVKIRRFKRWLGLTLAIIASIWLISVACSPWIRLGINGTESLPGLFYLVWKNEVPETRGDLIAFYPPANRFYSSRMFFIKKAIGLPGDMVSRKGEDFYLNDDYIGTAKTHSHSGVLLKPGPTGVIPEGKYFVWTPHPDSYDSRYEDIGWISKESIIGRAVRLL; encoded by the coding sequence ATGACGACCTCCGTCTGGCCTCCCGCCGCGGCAGAACTGCTGGTGAAGATCCGGCGCTTCAAGCGCTGGCTGGGCCTCACGCTCGCTATCATCGCATCGATTTGGCTGATATCCGTAGCATGTTCTCCATGGATTCGCCTCGGGATCAATGGCACAGAGAGCCTGCCGGGTCTGTTCTATTTGGTGTGGAAGAACGAGGTCCCCGAGACTCGCGGCGACCTGATCGCGTTCTATCCGCCCGCGAACCGCTTTTACTCTTCAAGAATGTTTTTCATCAAGAAGGCGATTGGCCTGCCGGGCGATATGGTCAGTCGCAAGGGAGAGGATTTCTACCTTAACGATGACTATATTGGCACCGCGAAAACACATTCACACTCCGGGGTTTTATTGAAGCCTGGTCCGACAGGCGTGATCCCGGAAGGCAAGTATTTCGTATGGACACCCCACCCTGACAGTTATGACTCCCGTTATGAAGACATTGGTTGGATTTCGAAAGAAAGTATTATCGGTCGCGCTGTGCGTCTGTTGTAG
- a CDS encoding DsbC family protein: MKKYQRALLALTAMLTALLGPAIPGAAQDFAPIEQAIRQALPSTKIDAIRPSPIPGLMEVEAGRNVLYADTSGRWLMVGHLYDLKTSHDVTAERIDALARLNWGELPLEAAVHYGNGPLKLAVFSDPECPWCRKLHEWLRDVKGIEVWEIMFPVTELHPGARDKAVSLLCHPRPVEALTQIMAGQALKGEVATKDCLERAQQRVDQAIAFAHAHHIEGTPTLVAADGRLRSGYLPADQLKAWLEESPRQEGGHD, from the coding sequence ATGAAGAAATATCAACGCGCTTTGCTCGCACTGACCGCGATGCTGACGGCCCTGCTCGGGCCGGCAATCCCCGGGGCGGCGCAGGATTTTGCGCCCATCGAACAGGCCATCCGTCAGGCCCTGCCATCAACCAAGATCGATGCCATCCGTCCGTCCCCGATCCCGGGATTGATGGAGGTCGAAGCGGGTCGCAACGTTCTGTACGCGGACACCTCGGGACGGTGGTTGATGGTGGGCCACCTCTACGATCTGAAGACCTCTCATGATGTGACCGCCGAGCGCATCGATGCGCTGGCGCGCCTGAACTGGGGGGAGCTGCCGCTGGAGGCGGCGGTGCACTACGGCAACGGCCCCTTGAAGCTCGCCGTGTTCTCCGACCCCGAGTGTCCCTGGTGCCGCAAACTCCATGAATGGTTGCGCGATGTCAAAGGCATCGAGGTGTGGGAGATTATGTTTCCCGTCACCGAGCTGCATCCGGGCGCGCGCGACAAGGCGGTCAGCCTGCTCTGCCACCCGCGTCCGGTTGAGGCCCTCACACAAATCATGGCGGGACAGGCGCTGAAGGGCGAGGTCGCCACGAAAGACTGTCTCGAGCGCGCGCAACAACGCGTGGATCAGGCGATTGCCTTTGCGCATGCCCACCATATCGAGGGGACCCCCACCCTGGTCGCCGCCGATGGACGACTCCGCAGTGGCTACCTGCCTGCGGATCAACTCAAGGCCTGGCTCGAGGAATCCCCCAGGCAGGAGGGTGGTCATGACTAA
- a CDS encoding TrbI F-type domain-containing protein, with protein sequence MSRWLAGVLFGIAGGLIALLAERMLYPPPATIQVDVAALVSEHMRRPELMKLSESERSVDAARFAARLEQETARLAHEYEAVILASPAVITGAPDLTAVLRKRLEDKAP encoded by the coding sequence ATGAGCCGATGGCTGGCGGGGGTGTTGTTCGGGATCGCGGGCGGGCTGATCGCCCTGCTGGCCGAACGCATGCTGTACCCTCCTCCCGCGACCATTCAGGTCGACGTGGCGGCTCTGGTCTCGGAACACATGCGACGCCCCGAACTGATGAAGCTGTCGGAATCGGAACGATCGGTGGATGCGGCGCGGTTCGCCGCTCGTCTGGAACAGGAGACCGCGCGATTGGCCCACGAGTATGAAGCGGTCATACTCGCCTCTCCAGCGGTGATCACCGGCGCGCCCGATCTCACGGCCGTGTTGCGCAAGCGTCTCGAGGACAAAGCACCATGA
- the traW gene encoding type-F conjugative transfer system protein TraW, translating into MKTLVGFRKKVLSVALCVCCRCVFAQDLGVVGPVYPIAEQDMLVTIGNRLKALEENGGLERIEEESKARYQSYAERLTGVALPRATRNRTYYVDPSITIPYDIKDSQGRLLYPAGTTVNPLEHMNLSKKLIFFDGDDPAQVEWTRSILKQNPAQIKLILTNGPVMKLMKEWQARLYFDQRNRLASRFGIQGVPAVVSQDGSRLKVVEHNLNNRD; encoded by the coding sequence ATGAAGACATTGGTTGGATTTCGAAAGAAAGTATTATCGGTCGCGCTGTGCGTCTGTTGTAGATGCGTATTCGCACAGGATCTCGGCGTTGTGGGACCTGTATACCCCATTGCCGAGCAGGATATGCTCGTGACCATCGGGAACCGTCTCAAGGCACTTGAGGAAAACGGTGGGCTAGAGCGAATTGAAGAAGAGTCGAAAGCACGGTATCAATCCTATGCGGAACGGCTCACGGGTGTCGCTTTGCCTCGCGCTACTCGGAACCGGACTTATTACGTCGATCCCAGCATTACGATTCCCTATGATATCAAGGACAGCCAAGGCCGCCTCCTATACCCGGCCGGCACGACGGTGAACCCGCTGGAACATATGAACCTCTCGAAAAAGCTGATATTTTTCGATGGCGATGACCCGGCACAAGTGGAATGGACACGATCCATACTCAAACAGAATCCGGCGCAAATAAAACTGATCCTCACCAATGGACCAGTCATGAAATTAATGAAAGAATGGCAAGCGCGATTGTATTTCGATCAGCGCAATCGGTTGGCAAGCCGGTTCGGCATTCAGGGGGTGCCGGCGGTAGTAAGTCAGGATGGGTCGCGACTTAAAGTGGTAGAACATAATCTCAACAATCGAGACTGA
- the traC gene encoding type IV secretion system protein TraC: MIRVSEVRQRIANEIRRWFQEESPGAAYAAGKLPPSLRAARDLTRSHRLSSLLPYERFDPETQLFHSQDSMGFMVETTPAVGLGENQLKVLSGLFTQGLIPGTSVQILLYASPDILPLLDHWALARHASRPDAQSRIFEFLAGKRVDYLRRGNWRSLFSDQPMLVRDFRLFITVVRPVIRGTACTVVESGWLSRTRDALRGILSSAGLSSRTIDAEAFLNVIDTLLNPTPGRRVPLHWEDDRLLNEQAVDAETLLLVGRDGLTLSRREHLVEVRPYSVRQYPQTWAGWGMSDLIGDLFGNSLRLPCPFLYTLTVHMPDQVSAAHGAKMKAARATQMTESGMGRFLPAWRERKQDWDFVTRLVEDGHKLLKSHIQLLLFPLQGEGDYAEQRLNALFESRGWTLQKDRFTAVPAFLAGLPLMPGPGFVEEMRVLGRLRTSLTWSCINTAPMIGEWKGTGTPLLMLLGRRGQIMHIDPFDNKKGNFNVAVAAASGAGKSFFTQEMVTSLLGTGGRVWVIDSGRSYERLCRLVGGTYLEFSEGTQINLNPFTGLRDIGEETPMLKSVLAQMAAPHQGLNSLQTAFLEEAIKASWIERGDRTTITQVAGWLLAHEDDSARRVGRMLYPYTREGSYGHFFEGEANIDLNNPFVVLELGELDAKPDLQTVVLLLLMMRITETMYLGDRNQRKLCIIDEAWRLMGNGNAGQFIEQGYRTARKFGGAFMTITQGIDDYFKSGTSKAALDNADWVFLLRQKPESIKAAENSDRIMMDDALRKLLTSVDTQQGKYSEIAIMGPGGTTVGRLVVDPFAEKLYSTRAEEYSAIEAMQRQGMSLVEAIEQLVNTAEER, translated from the coding sequence ATGATCCGTGTCTCCGAAGTCCGGCAACGAATCGCCAACGAGATCCGGCGGTGGTTCCAGGAAGAGTCGCCCGGGGCGGCGTATGCGGCCGGCAAACTGCCGCCGTCGCTCCGCGCCGCCCGGGATCTCACGCGCAGTCACCGATTGTCTTCGTTGCTGCCCTACGAGCGCTTCGATCCGGAGACCCAGTTGTTCCATAGCCAGGACAGCATGGGATTCATGGTGGAGACGACGCCCGCCGTCGGACTCGGGGAGAACCAGCTCAAGGTGCTGAGCGGGCTGTTCACGCAGGGATTGATACCGGGCACCTCGGTGCAGATCCTGCTCTACGCCTCGCCGGACATCCTCCCCCTGCTGGATCACTGGGCCCTGGCCCGGCACGCAAGCCGTCCCGACGCTCAATCCAGGATATTCGAGTTTCTCGCCGGCAAGCGCGTCGATTACCTGCGCCGCGGCAACTGGCGCTCGCTGTTTTCGGATCAACCCATGCTGGTGCGGGATTTTCGGCTGTTCATCACCGTGGTGCGCCCCGTGATCCGCGGGACCGCCTGTACCGTCGTCGAGAGCGGCTGGCTGTCGCGCACCCGGGATGCCCTCCGGGGGATACTCTCGTCGGCGGGGCTGTCCAGCCGGACGATCGATGCCGAGGCCTTCCTCAATGTGATCGATACCCTGCTGAATCCCACCCCGGGGCGGCGCGTGCCGCTGCACTGGGAAGACGACCGCCTGCTGAACGAGCAGGCGGTCGATGCGGAAACCCTGCTGCTGGTCGGACGCGACGGCCTGACCCTGAGCCGGCGCGAGCATCTCGTCGAGGTGCGGCCCTACTCGGTGCGCCAGTACCCGCAGACCTGGGCCGGGTGGGGCATGAGCGATCTCATCGGCGATCTGTTCGGCAACTCCCTGCGGCTGCCCTGCCCGTTTCTCTACACCCTCACGGTGCACATGCCGGACCAGGTCTCGGCGGCGCATGGCGCCAAGATGAAGGCGGCCCGCGCGACCCAGATGACCGAATCGGGTATGGGGCGCTTTCTCCCCGCCTGGCGCGAACGCAAGCAGGATTGGGACTTCGTCACCCGACTGGTGGAAGACGGACACAAGCTGTTGAAATCGCATATTCAGCTGCTGTTGTTTCCGCTCCAGGGGGAAGGCGACTATGCCGAGCAACGACTCAACGCCTTGTTCGAGTCACGCGGGTGGACCCTGCAGAAGGACCGCTTCACGGCCGTGCCTGCCTTTCTCGCCGGCCTGCCGCTCATGCCGGGACCGGGCTTCGTGGAGGAGATGCGGGTGCTGGGACGTTTGCGCACCTCGCTGACCTGGTCGTGCATCAACACCGCACCGATGATCGGCGAGTGGAAGGGCACCGGCACGCCCCTCTTAATGCTGCTCGGCCGCCGCGGCCAGATCATGCACATCGATCCCTTCGACAACAAGAAGGGAAATTTCAACGTCGCCGTGGCGGCGGCGAGTGGGGCGGGTAAGAGTTTCTTCACCCAGGAGATGGTGACGAGTCTACTCGGTACTGGCGGCCGGGTCTGGGTGATCGACTCCGGGCGCAGCTACGAGCGACTGTGTCGCCTGGTCGGCGGCACCTACCTCGAGTTCTCGGAAGGCACGCAGATCAACCTCAACCCCTTCACCGGCCTGCGCGACATCGGGGAAGAGACGCCGATGCTGAAATCGGTGCTGGCGCAGATGGCTGCTCCGCACCAGGGTCTCAACAGCCTGCAGACCGCCTTTCTGGAGGAGGCCATCAAGGCCAGCTGGATCGAGAGGGGCGACCGTACCACCATCACCCAGGTCGCGGGGTGGTTGCTCGCCCACGAGGACGACAGCGCGCGCCGGGTCGGACGCATGCTCTATCCCTATACGCGGGAGGGCAGCTACGGTCATTTCTTCGAAGGCGAGGCCAATATCGATCTGAACAATCCCTTCGTGGTGCTGGAGCTTGGCGAACTCGATGCGAAACCCGACCTGCAGACCGTCGTCCTGCTGCTGCTCATGATGCGCATCACCGAGACCATGTATCTCGGCGACCGCAATCAACGCAAGCTGTGCATCATCGACGAGGCCTGGCGTTTGATGGGCAATGGCAACGCCGGTCAGTTCATCGAACAGGGGTATCGCACGGCGCGCAAGTTTGGTGGGGCGTTCATGACCATCACCCAGGGCATCGACGATTATTTCAAGTCCGGCACCTCCAAGGCCGCACTGGACAACGCCGACTGGGTGTTCCTGCTGCGCCAGAAACCCGAGTCGATCAAGGCGGCCGAGAACAGCGATCGCATCATGATGGACGACGCACTCCGAAAACTGCTCACCAGCGTGGACACCCAGCAGGGCAAGTATTCGGAGATCGCCATCATGGGTCCCGGCGGCACCACCGTCGGCCGGCTGGTGGTCGATCCCTTCGCCGAGAAGCTCTATTCCACTCGCGCCGAGGAGTATTCTGCGATCGAAGCGATGCAGCGCCAAGGAATGAGCCTGGTCGAGGCCATCGAGCAGCTGGTGAACACGGCGGAGGAACGGTAG
- a CDS encoding ImmA/IrrE family metallo-endopeptidase, translated as MKPGELAESIIDGFMIRDPRDIDVEAIAIDAEMQVQFRKLNGCSATLLGIGDRAIATISPSGNKGRDRFSIGHEFGHWSMHRGQSFYCRAQDFGNYTKADKRKEKQADEFSAHLLMPTSLLRPKIGKLRVLSLDDINGLAEDFSTSDAAMAFRVTLMDDFPVILCCYSAEGWEWSLPAPMVPSRWKLKQKLDDDTFAIDYVRGRNTTSGSGKQPADVWFENSDAHRYEIREECIPYRSGQVLVLLYLQDEMLDATRDWDDWRTRYRR; from the coding sequence GTGAAACCTGGAGAGCTGGCGGAGTCCATCATCGATGGATTTATGATTCGCGATCCTAGGGACATCGATGTAGAAGCGATAGCCATCGATGCCGAGATGCAGGTCCAATTCCGCAAGCTCAACGGTTGTTCTGCAACGCTACTAGGCATCGGGGACCGTGCTATCGCCACGATCAGCCCCTCGGGTAACAAGGGGCGCGACCGATTCTCAATTGGACACGAGTTTGGGCACTGGTCGATGCACCGTGGGCAGTCGTTCTACTGCCGGGCACAGGACTTCGGGAACTACACGAAAGCGGATAAGCGGAAGGAAAAACAGGCGGATGAATTCTCCGCCCACCTCCTGATGCCCACGTCATTATTGCGACCTAAAATCGGTAAGCTTCGTGTGTTGTCTCTGGACGATATTAACGGGCTCGCCGAAGACTTCTCGACAAGTGACGCGGCGATGGCTTTTCGAGTCACTTTGATGGACGATTTTCCAGTAATCTTATGTTGCTACTCGGCTGAGGGCTGGGAATGGTCCTTGCCTGCTCCGATGGTGCCATCACGGTGGAAGTTAAAGCAAAAGCTTGATGATGATACGTTTGCTATCGACTACGTACGAGGGCGCAACACCACTTCTGGCTCTGGAAAACAACCTGCGGACGTCTGGTTCGAGAACTCCGACGCACACAGGTACGAGATCAGGGAAGAATGCATTCCCTATCGGTCAGGACAGGTTTTAGTACTACTGTACTTGCAGGATGAGATGCTGGACGCCACGAGGGATTGGGACGACTGGCGAACACGCTATCGCAGATAG
- a CDS encoding TraU family protein, translating into MGAMKHPLFHRGLFVIGLTVLLTCLPTPQASADPPCYGRFPNPFTDVCWKCVFPISIGPLKVNFGMEDSGDSVPLICTCPAPPPVFIRIGFGAGFWEPARVAEVVRTPFCSPLLGGVTLGSLAAPAGTNAKTSDRKEAFYHVHWYIYPLLSWMNLLTDISCVKPESFDVLYLTELDPLWEDDELAFLINPEAALFANPAAQAACAADCVAATTGFPLDPLFWCAGCQGSMYPIDGNVKHHEGGVDSSLLLVQRMAAKLHRQMLELDTSSQAAMCLPLPLPILRKSQYKTQMLYPIPTPFTAQPFGRVTIPWAAGHEFPVRGEDWAYLVWRKKVCCAF; encoded by the coding sequence ATGGGCGCCATGAAACACCCGCTATTCCATCGGGGTCTATTCGTAATAGGCCTGACCGTGCTGCTGACCTGCCTACCCACACCACAGGCATCTGCCGACCCGCCCTGCTACGGGCGTTTCCCCAACCCCTTCACCGACGTGTGCTGGAAATGCGTATTCCCAATCAGCATCGGACCACTCAAGGTGAATTTCGGTATGGAGGATTCCGGTGATAGCGTTCCTCTGATCTGTACCTGTCCTGCCCCGCCACCCGTTTTTATCCGGATCGGATTTGGCGCCGGGTTCTGGGAGCCGGCACGGGTCGCCGAGGTGGTACGTACGCCGTTTTGTTCACCCCTGTTGGGTGGAGTCACCTTGGGATCATTAGCTGCCCCTGCAGGCACTAATGCCAAGACCAGCGACAGGAAGGAAGCCTTCTACCACGTTCACTGGTACATCTATCCCCTGCTCTCATGGATGAACTTGCTGACGGATATCTCCTGCGTAAAGCCGGAATCCTTCGACGTGCTCTACCTCACCGAGTTAGATCCGCTGTGGGAGGATGACGAGCTCGCCTTCCTGATCAACCCGGAGGCAGCACTGTTCGCGAACCCCGCCGCCCAGGCCGCCTGTGCCGCCGATTGCGTCGCGGCCACCACGGGATTTCCGCTTGATCCCTTGTTCTGGTGCGCCGGTTGTCAGGGATCCATGTATCCCATCGACGGTAACGTGAAACACCACGAAGGCGGTGTGGATAGTTCCCTGCTTCTGGTGCAGCGCATGGCAGCGAAGCTCCACCGCCAGATGCTGGAGCTGGATACCTCCAGCCAAGCAGCGATGTGTCTGCCCTTGCCCCTGCCCATCCTGCGCAAATCCCAATACAAGACGCAGATGCTGTATCCCATTCCCACACCCTTTACCGCGCAGCCATTCGGCCGCGTGACGATTCCCTGGGCGGCGGGACACGAGTTTCCGGTCCGCGGCGAGGACTGGGCCTATCTCGTCTGGAGAAAGAAAGTATGTTGCGCATTCTGA